The genomic DNA GAGAAGGCGGCAATGTACAGGGCGAGGCCTGCCACCGCGAACCAGCCTAGTATGCCTTGGCAGGTGCCATTAGCGGCAGCCATGCAGAGGCTGGATGATGACTGCAGTATGAAGGCCATGGCAAGGATGACAAGGGAGATCACAACCCCGGACAAGCTTGTAagggccaggcggcggcggccacaacGGTCGATAAGGTAGATTCCAACAATGGTTCCAGCAGCGTTCATCGCAGCGACGATGAGGGAAAGGAGCAAGGCCAACTTGTTGGAAGTGAAACCAGCCATCTGGACTATAGTGGGGCTGTAATACATGACGGTGTTGATCCCAGTGAATTGTTGGAAGGCCTGCATAAATTGGCACTGATATTAGAAAAGGTGACATGCGGTTGCCACAATTCAGTGCATGAACTGAATCTAGATGCAGAACTTGTAGCTAAGTTGAATATCTGCTCCACTGAAACTGAAAGCAGTAGATCATTAGTAACAGAGTAAACCAGTGGCTGAACACACCTGAAAACCAGCTCCAGCAAAAAACGCTAGCCTTAATTCCTTTGACTTGAAGACGTCCAAATAGCTTGCAGTATTGTCAGACTGGAATTCATGCATGGAAGATGAAGCAAGCAGCTCTAGTTCTTCCTCCAAACGATCAGAGTCGTAAATCTTCTCGAGGACAGCAATAGCTTGTGCCTTCTTATCCTGTAACAGAAACTAATATAAGAACAGGATATCACATCAAACTATCAAAAGAGACAATACATAATTGAACCAAAAGGCAATAACCTTCCAGTAAAGCCAACGGGGAGATTCTGGCAGAAAAAGCATCAGAACAAACTGCACAATGGCAGGCACAGCAGCAACTCCAAGCATCCAGCGCCATGTTCCAGGAACCTGTACCATGTAGCATGCATATTACTACCACAACATAGTAGTAAACTAGTAATACATCAACATCTTAGGAGTAACTCCAAGAAGAGTCTCTCaacaaaagagcttactatattcaaattcttatttttctttaatgcaAACATTTTTTTACTTAACTATAGTGACAAAATGACATCATCCGACTTTCAAGCTGCAAAGAGATGAGTGTCTTAATCCAATTGACCATTGCTAAGAACGTTACACATCAACTTCCCAGCACAAACAGAAACCATGCAATCCAAGTGTCTCATCAATTTTCTTTCGCAAAAAACAAATGCCTCATCAATGTTAATCCTCTGGGTATGTAAATATGTAGCAATTCATGAAAAAATAGCGAAATAGGACATGAAAATCACTATCATGTCAAGCTTTTGTTTCTGGGCAAGAACAGTAGAGGATGAGAGCCGAGCAGTGCTAAAATGTGCATTTGACAGGAATGTAAAGCTACGATGCAGCTAGTTCAGTTGAACTTCCAAAGCAGAGAGATGGAGCATTTCACCAACATAAAAGTTGGTACGCACCGAACAACATCTTGTAGGTAATAAATCCATTGCTGCTGGCAGGGGAAGGCCGACTCTTGTTCATTGACAGTAAAGAGTGTTACACAATTAACTAGCACCAACAAGGAAGTTAACGCCATGTAGAAATATAAAAGAGAACAGATTACAGTAAACTTGCCATGCTGGAAAAATAAATCTCATGAGATGCAGCTTTCTAACATGGTTCTTGTGAAAGTGCACCACACTAAAGTAATATCAGTACATGTAAGAAATAGATTCTTTAGCTGCTACTTGCTAGCATTATGTGCAATGTAAAGTCACATTCACTAATCAAGATAGTAAGAGCTTTCATGCCACTGAAAACAAAACTTAGTTGCTTTATCTTGCTGAGCTTAAAGATAGGATGCAAAGTTCCCGTAATTTCGAGTTGTCTCTAATTGAGAGGGCATAGGCTGTGAACTATTTCAAAGAAATGACTGAATAGAGGATCCTGAGTGGAGATTTAGTATTACCTCAGTAAACCCAAGATTGATAAGGTAGGAGAAGAATTGGCCACCAGTAATCATGAGTACATTAGTTGACACCAAGCCTCCCCTAATTTCTGATGGAGCAGCTTCAGCAATGTATACTGGTGCCGTGACCGATGCTATACCCACGCCCAAACCAACGAACAGCCTTCCGAGAATCAGAACGTAAGGGCCAGGAGCAGCACACATGACAATTGAGCCAAGAGCAAACATCAAGTCAGCAAGAAGAGTAGACTTCTTGCGACCATATGCATCATTTATCCAACCACCCCCAGCTGCTCCAAGCATGGCCCCGACTAATGCCAAGCTAACAATAGTTTCCTGAGGAAGAAACCAAACCCAGAGACTCAGTACATATATGGGGGGATGCCACATTGATATTGTAACGAGCAGTAGTAAACTAGACTGAACCTGCAGGAAGTAATTGTCTCTGACAGCTGGAAATTCATCACGGATATACAAAAGGGCTCCAGATATGACACCTGACAACAGAACTTTCTCAGCTACgagtgcaaaaaaaatattgcagTAGCAAGCTCAAAGCTTTCCAGAATTCCAGATATACTAGCACAATTAGTTGGTACCCAAAAAGCCTCACGCAAAAATTGCCTCAGCTTCATTACAAACACCATCATGCAGCTTTTGAGTAACAATGCATTATGAAACGATGTTTGCTGTTTATAAGGTCCATTTCAATGTACAACTTGTATATTGCAATCATTTTTTTCAGGGGTCATATATTCCAACCATATCTAACAAATTAAAATAATACAAACCATCAAATTCAATAAAAAAACTAATCTTACAAAAGAATTGCTGCTACCTTTTCATACAAAATGACCCAAAATCAAGTCCCTACTCCCGACCAGCCAGAAACTACCACCTCCTAGAACACCCCTAACAACAGCCGCTAATGTCATCGATTGCTCAAGCAAAACTTGCAAGAGAAGCTTCACCCTAACATACCTGTGTCGTAGCCGAAGAGGAATCCGCCGATTCCTGCGGCGCCCGTGAGCGCGAGCACGTAGCTGTTGCTGAAGAACTTCATGTTCCTCTTCCCCGCGGCGTTCAGAAGCCCGGAGCTCCCGGGCATGGACATGTCGATCGTCATCTTCGCTCCTGCCGAATCTGAATAGGCCACCAAAAATCTCCTACCCCAAAATCCAACCCCGGGCCCTTAATCAGGCAGAAACGCCCCCCCAAATCCGCTCAAAATCCAATCTTTATCCACGGAGATGCAAGCTCCCGCTCCAAAATCAAACCTAGGAGCAGCGGAGCGGTGCAACCGCCGGACCGAAATACGCCAGAAATTTCTGGAACCGAGGAAAATTTTCTAGAACCGGTCCGGAACGTGGGAGGGGATTCGGGCGTACTTGAAGCCAGCGAGGCAGCGACGCCCGTGGAGGATTTTGTTCATACGGCTGGGTTGGTGGGTGGATATGATCGGAGCGGAGGAGAGCGAAGCTTGTAAGTCTGGAATAAAACGGAAGAAGTCTACGTAAGCCACCAGCCGGGTATTCTACCCTTAAACTTTCCAAAACCGTTAAAATAACCTCCAACGTCATTTTATAGGTATTTTTCCAACATGGTTGTTGACGCAAATGATGGTGATGGCTTACATGTCAGCCGCACCATACCTCTCTCGCTTCCTTCCTCTCCCTACCACAGCacattctctctctcttcctctcccccgtCGATCCTCACCCCCGCCCTTCTCCTCAAGCTGGACGGACCTGCAGCACCAGCATCGGCGAGCACGGAGTCGTAGGAGATGTGATGGGCCTCGTGCTCTAAGCTTAACACGTGCGTGGCATGCGCGATGGCGATCCAGGATGTGTCCTTCTATAGGAAGATGGTGCGGTCGCGCATTGCCAGGCGCAGCTCTATCTTCTCAAGCGGTTGCACTACCGTCTCGTCTATCTACTCCTCTAGTCCTATGGGGCTACGCATTGATGCTCGTGGTGATTGTGCGCAAGTTCGCCATGGAAACATGGTGTGCATGCAAGATTTGAAATTTCTGGAAGGTTGCCCATGAATCAATGCTCAAATAGGGTAAAATGCAATCCGCTAGTGGTGAGGATGATGCTAGATGAAGGAATTTAGGGGGAATCACCATGTGTGTTGAATTTCGCCGATGAATGGTGCCTCCACCTGCGCGTCCTCTTCGTCCGTCCTCAAGCACCGAAGCTCCATCCGTTCACGAGCACCAGCGATAAGCCTACGCGTCGCCATGCCATGACCGCCATCATgagctcgtcgtcctcctcctcccatggTGTTCGCGTGCCGCAGCCGATGCTCTACCGCGGAGTCAGCCTCCTCCGTCACCGTCCATGCCCTCCACGACGGTGTGGGTCCTGCCACAAAGTCGGCCTCTTTGGGAGCACAACGTGCACGAGCTCAGGCTCGCGGCCATCCAAATGCGCTACAGCGACGGCACCATCAatggcgacgaggaggacggtCGTGGCTGCGGGTGTCGTGGATGTTGCGAATGCTGTGGTGAGAAGACTGGAAGAGGGAGGGAAAGAGGGCTGGCATGTGGGCCATTGCCATGTCCACATCAGCAATCACGGTGGCAAAACCACCTTTAAAACCACTTTGGGAGGTTATTTGAACGGTTTTGAAAAGTTTAGGTGTAGAATCCCTGGTTTTGTAGTTTGGAGGGTGAAGTAATCCACCCTCAATAGTCTGGGGGTTATATAGACTTCCTCCgaataaaattatttttttcttggcTTTGCTCCATCAGCTTGGACTTCGAAACTACGGTGGTGGTTTGCTTTTGTGCCTCTGTGGAAATCGGAAgagggcgtcgtcgtcgtcgagcttTTCACCTCGCGTGCTTTGCTCGTGCGTAGTAAAAATAGCACATTCTTTCTTGCACTAACCGTGTAAACGCAGAACATGAGGCTGTAAGTACTCATCTTCAGGTGGCAGTGAGTTATACCATAGATAGACAAATTGAGCTGCAACCGAGAAGGTAGCTCTTCTTTCATGGAAAGGCACATGGCAACTGGCGATACAAAACGGATGAATGGTTTCTACTCCACTCTCTAGTCGATTCGATGTGATGAAAACTGTCGTGGCCACTGGCCAGATGGACACAAACATTCTCAAGCATAATTGCATTGCTTGAGGTTTGATGGGTGTTTGTTGCCTCTTCCTAACCTGTGCTTTTGTCGTGCATAAACCCAGAAACTTCTATGCGAAAAGAAATACGTACTCCGCAGGACTAAACGCCTGCTAGAAGAAGCTTCGTGATGGTGCAGCCAGCCTGATGCGGCTTACCGAAATCGAATGGCCGGGCAACGTGCGGGCGTGGCTGCCAGGTGAAGTGCCGCCAAAATGTGCGCCGCTAGATGCCGGTGGCCGGACGCCCGGTTGAGAAAAAGGCACTCTGCAATTGCAATGCAGCCAATCAGCACGAAGAAGAGACACGAGCCGTTCCGTTCGGCCAACGCCTCTCTCGcgtgtttttttcttcttcctgcttGACCATACGCCTCGCGTTATCCGGCTTGACCATACGCCGTCGACCCGACAGGGGGCCACCTGCGGACCTGCCCGGTTCTCTACCAGTCTTGAGTCTGCCACCTGTGGTCGTGATGATGGAGCTATACGTCCTCGTGGCAAAAAAAAGTTCTTGGCGGAGAGCTCGCCACTTGCTCGTCGGTGGGCCTTGCGATCGCGACGTGATCTCGATCTGAGCTCTTGTTGGTTCGTGCGCCATCATTGATCTGATCCGATGTGTGCGGTTGCTGGAGGCTCGAAACTGGATGCGCGATTACTGAGAAGAGAAGCTTCTTTTCACCCGAGCAATCATTGGTCCCGGGGGCTCCCTCCCGGCCGGCGTGGATGTCAGGCTTATCGAGTCTGTTTACAATATGGAATCCCCTCGGAAATACGAAGAAATTCGGTTTGACTTGGAACACCTATTCCGATTTCGGAACAGTCCCTAAGAATTTGGTATAGAATGCAACGATTTTTCTCAATTTCTTTATCCTTGCAAGTCGTTGAATGCTATCCGCACAGGAAAAAGGAATCGAGGAAAaatgctttctttcttttcatggGCCTGCTATGGTGATGTCGGGCACATTAGGCCCAAATCCTGATGGAATAGTTGGGCTCAGAGTTCAATCCACGGAACAGATGCGGCCTTTCGGGCTTGGTAGACGGCCACTCTTTGAAGACATATTCCACGGAATTATAGGTTAGATTCCTCAAAGACATATTCTAAACTTTTAACTTTAGAATCAGAAATAATCCGTCCAATTTTGAACAGTTCGGAGTTTGTCCTCTATGATTTTACAATTTAATCTTTTACTccctcccttcgttccaaattattatttattttagtttttctagatacataacttttgccaTGTATCTAGTGCATATAAAAAGCATATatgtagaaaagtcaaaacgaattgtaatttaTAACGGAAGAGTAGATATTAAGCTTGGCTTGGTGAAGCatataaatcttttttttttgctaagcTAGTATATTTTGCAAGTTTCGATACATTAAGTACGGTAAAACACTCTAAATACCTATTTTTCAGCTAAGATCACATGGATGTTATAAGTGACAGTCTCCcggttttattatttttatgccTAACACAGTATGGACATCATGTGAAAAAAGACAAATGCCCCTGTTAAATCTCCAATAGAGCATTAATAGAACGTTCGTTTTGGAGTCCATAAACAAATATAACGACAGAGCAGTGGTGGGTCAGCTCCTTTATCTGCGTCGCAAGGACAAGCACGAATGTGGCAACTCATTAgtactccatccattccaaattataagtcgttttagcttttttagttcataaatattattacgCACCTacacatagtgtatatctaggtgcataataatatctgtgaacttaaaaagttaaaacgatctgcaatttggaacggagggagtacaaaacTACTATTGCGAAACGAAACCCTGAATTTATTGGAAtaagggccagtttggcagCCCAGTTCCCCACAGGGAACCTGACCTTTTCGCGCGTCGGCAGCTCACGCGGAATAGTTCCACGTGGCGTCGGGCTCTTGCGTTTGGTAGCCTGCTGAACAGGGGACTCCAGCCCAACCAAGCCCAATTACCCCACAGAAAAACGCCCGGCCTAGAGACATCGAGCGGCCTTCCCCGTCTCCCCGTCGTCTCCTCCACTCAACAACTCGCGCGAGCGAGAGGCAACGCCCGCTCTTGCAGGAAGCAGCCGCTGCCGTCGGGCCGCTGCTGAAGCTCCTGGCTCCCGCGCGACCTCCTCCAAGAACCAGGTCCATGtgcgcctcctccaccccttCTCCCTATCTCATCCGAATCCGAATCCTCCCGTTCCCCATCTCATCTCCCTTTCCTTGCTAGGGTTCTGCTCCGGCGACAGCTAGGTTCTACGGCGGCGATTTTGCTAGATCTATAAGCGTATCTCCCTCCACTCAACTAGGGTTTATGCTCACCTCTCCGCCTGTAGATCTTGAGGCTACCAGGCGGCTGTAGTCTCCTCCCCACTCCCGCATCCGCCGTGAAGCGCCACCGTTGGCTCGCATCACCACCATAGACTGCATGGGTGAGCCTTCTTTTGCTAGTTCTTTCTTTACTTGATAATTAGGTGGAGTACACCATGGGTAAGTTTTGTTGGCCTTTCTTGTACTCGAGATTATATTTGAGAAATCAAGTATCTAGAAATTGCTATTGTAGAGCACGTGATTTGCTGATTCGCTGTAGCTGGTCTCTTGGGAATTCATTCTATCAAGTATGGTCTGTTTGTCTTCCCAGAACATTCTTTTATGTAGAAACTAGATTTATTTTTCTAACAAATGGAAATAGGATGCCCTAGTTTGAAAGGGATTGATCTGTTAGTTACTGAATTTTATGGGTTTGTAGCCATTGCGCTTGTGTTTAGGGATCTATCACGCGTTATGTCTTGGGAATTTGTTCCGGGAGTCCCTATGCTTTTGATCTGTCGATTCATTGTTAATTTATTCAGAAGCTATAAGAGATGTGTGCCGCAAATTTTGATAAGCTATATCTAATCCTTTCAATCCTGCGaccaatttatatttttttgtcaGTAGCACTAGGTGGTGCCATCAGTGAATTTTGGTGATCATTATTAATAAAACTTCATTGAAGACTTTTTAATTAGAATAACTATAACTGTTAATTGAGTTTGTACTCCGAAGTCTAAATATTAACATTATCTTCCTAGTCTCTGCACATCACGTCCAGGACATTGGGCATGAGCTCTATAACACTTTATAaaattttcttataatttttttactTGTATGCACAGTGCACACCACATTCAAGAAGATTAGAGTTCAGAAAATGATCCTACTAGCAAACTTTTGTCCCGTGTTGAAGAAGTTACTAGCAAACTTGTGGTAATAGCTTCTTCAGTTCAGCTGCTCGGCTAGTTTTTCTTCTTTGAATTTCTAACTGTTCAGTTCAGAGCAGCTCAACATAGGTTCATTTCTATGAAGGGTCTTTTTTAAAGTATAATGTTGCAATAGTGATTAACTCTACCTATTCTTTGCCCATAGGAGGGCTATAGTAGTAATGGTTCATTCTTTGGTGTTGTATTTGCCTTTTTGACGAGTTTCAGTTTAATAGTATCAAATATATATTAAATTCATAGTTTCCTGCTTATTAAGAATGAATTAAGGTGGGCTTGCTGCTCCTGCTATTCTCttagtttgtttgtttgtttgtcaAGCTACTACTGCTTGTGCTA from Setaria italica strain Yugu1 chromosome VII, Setaria_italica_v2.0, whole genome shotgun sequence includes the following:
- the LOC101754144 gene encoding inositol transporter 1; the encoded protein is MTIDMSMPGSSGLLNAAGKRNMKFFSNSYVLALTGAAGIGGFLFGYDTGVISGALLYIRDEFPAVRDNYFLQETIVSLALVGAMLGAAGGGWINDAYGRKKSTLLADLMFALGSIVMCAAPGPYVLILGRLFVGLGVGIASVTAPVYIAEAAPSEIRGGLVSTNVLMITGGQFFSYLINLGFTEVPGTWRWMLGVAAVPAIVQFVLMLFLPESPRWLYWKDKKAQAIAVLEKIYDSDRLEEELELLASSSMHEFQSDNTASYLDVFKSKELRLAFFAGAGFQAFQQFTGINTVMYYSPTIVQMAGFTSNKLALLLSLIVAAMNAAGTIVGIYLIDRCGRRRLALTSLSGVVISLVILAMAFILQSSSSLCMAAANGTCQGILGWFAVAGLALYIAAFSPGMGPVPWAVNSEIYPEAYRGMCGGMSATVNWISNLIVAQTFLSIVGLVGTGVTFLIIAGIGVLAFIFVALYVPETKGLSFEQVEQLWKERAWGSHGDCQSLLGAAP